A single Triticum dicoccoides isolate Atlit2015 ecotype Zavitan chromosome 2A, WEW_v2.0, whole genome shotgun sequence DNA region contains:
- the LOC119355706 gene encoding purple acid phosphatase 4-like: MAAIAILVSALVLLSPVAAELQRVQHSPKEDGSLTVLAVGDWGRGGQFNQTLVAEQMGVIGEKLAADFVISTGDNFYNDGLAGDNDTAFFMTSFTDIYTASSLQKPWYIVLGNHDYTGDALAQQSPAIREVDSRWTSVNKSFIVEADIVDFFLVDTSPFVLKYWNESKFDWRNVAPRDTYIATLLQDLDDALAASNATWKVVVGHHPVSSGCEHGNTTELREHLLPLLKAHGVDMYLNGHDHCLQRISSVDSPVEFVTSGGGSKAWAGKFKATSDKMEFLYDGQGFLSMQLTAAEAHLAFYDVSGAVLHSWGLAKSADASISNVS, from the exons ATGGCGGCGATCGCGATCCTTGTTAGCGCGCTGGTGCTGCTCTCGCCGGTGGCGGCCGAGCTGCAGCGGGTGCAGCACTCGCCCAAGGAGGACGGGTCACTGACCGTGCTCGCCGTCGGCGACTGGGGAAGGGGTGGACAGTTCAACCAGACACTGGTTGCCGAGCAG ATGGGAGTGATCGGCGAGAAGCTGGCCGCCGATTTTGTCATCTCCACCGGCGACAACTTCTACAACGACGGCCTCGCCGGCGACAACGACACGGCCTTCTTCATGACGTCCTTCACCGACATCTACACCGCCTCCAGCCTTCAGAAGCCTTGGTACATCG TCCTCGGCAACCACGACTACACGGGCGACGCGCTGGCGCAGCAGAGCCCCGCCATCCGCGAGGTGGACAGCCGGTGGACCTCCGTCAACAAGTCCTTCATCGTGGAGGCAGACATAGTGGACTTCTTCCTGGTGGACACGTCGCCCTTCGTCCTCAAGTACTGGAACGAGAGCAAGTTCGACTGGAGGAACGTGGCTCCCCGCGACACCTACATCGCCACCCTCCTCCAGGACCTGGACGACGCCCTGGCGGCGTCCAACGCGACGTGGAAGGTCGTCGTCGGCCACCACCCTGTCAGCAGCGGCTGCGAGCACGGCAACACCACCGAGCTCCGTGAGCACCTCCTCCCACTCCTCAAG GCCCATGGGGTTGACATGTACCTCAACGGCCACGACCACTGCCTGCAGCGCATCAGCAGCGTCGACAGCCCGGTGGAGTTCGTGACGAGCGGCGGCGGGTCCAAGGCGTGGGCGGGCAAGTTCAAGGCCACCTccgacaagatggagttcctatacGACGGCCAGGGCTTCCTGTCCATGCAGCTCACCGCGGCCGAGGCGCACCTCGCCTTTTACGACGTCTCCGGCGCCGTCCTGCACAGCTGGGGGCTCGCCAAGTCGGCCGACGCCAGCATCTCGAACGTGAGCTAG